The genomic DNA GACGACTGCCGCTTTACTGCAAACGCTGGATGATGTTCGCAGCATTCGGGAACAGCAGTCCGATCCGGTCACGATTGTCATTCCTGAAGGACGCTATGAATTTTCAGAACCGTTAACTCTCGATGCACAACTTGTCGGTCGAGGTTTGAAATTGGTGGCCGCAGAATCTGGCAAGGTTGTGTTTGCGGGAAGTCAGCAGCTTTCGATTTCTAAGCGGGAAGAGAACGGTCGCCTGCATTACCAGTTGCCACAAGGCTGGAATAAGAATGGTCAACCACGTGCGATGATTGTTAATGGCAAACTCTCTTCGCCGGCCCGTTTTCCAAACCAGGGATATTTGCGTATCGAAAAGGCACTCGAGGATCGACGCAGTGGATTTATTGTTCAAGCAGGAGACCTCTCCGCAGAAAACAAATTGCCAGCCTCAGGATACGATTTGATTCTGATGCACGACTGGTCCAGCAGCCGATTGCCAGTGGGATCATTCGATGCAGAATCTCGCACACTGAAAACCGTTGGCCCGATCGGCTGCTCTGCTCGACATTACGCGATTGATCATTTTGAAAAGCAGCCGCGATATTATCTGGAAGGTCATGCCAACTTTGCGGATCTCCCGGGCGAATGGTTTATCGATGCCGAGAATTCCGAACTGATTATGCTTCCTTCTGCCTCTCAGGAAGAACCGATTATTGCCTTGCCCGTTTTGACGACACTCTTCTCCGCGATTGGAACCGATGATTCGCCCATCACAAATCTCTCGGTTCAGGGAATTACATTTTCCGAAACGGCATTCCCGATGCCAGCCGGAGGATTGGCAGGAGCACAGGCTTCCATGCATGAGCCACGGGATGCATCAGGAAAGAGAACGACTTCCGATCGACCAATGCTGCCGGCTGGGGTTTATATCGAGAATGCCAAAGGCTGCCGCTTTCAGGGATGTCAGTTTCAGGCGATGGGAGGGACGGGCCTCTGGTTCTCCAACCGCACGACTAACTGCTTGATGCAACGCTGCAAAGTGACTGATGTGGGCGGGAATGGATTGAATCTGGGAGAAAATAATTCTCGTCGCGTGGATGGAAAAGCGTGGTATCAGTCTGCTCCCGAGCAGGTGCCGACGGCTAATAAAATCGATCAATGTGAAGTGAGTCAATGTGGAGTGATCCTGCCAGGTTCCGTCGCCATCTGGGCTCCATTGAATCGTGAGTTGGAAATCACAAACAATAACATTCACGATTGTCCCTACACTGGAATTTCCCTCGGCTGGATGTGGAATCCTTCCAACACCCCAGCTGGGAATAATCGCATTGCCGACAATCGCATCCAATACATGATGCAGGTCCTGAGTGATGGCGGCGGGATTTACACGCTGGGACTGCAGCCGGACAGTGTGATCGAAAACAATCTGATTACCGACATTCCTCTCAATGCTGGCCGAGCAGAATCGAACGGCATGTTTCTGGATGAAGGTTCGACGGGCTTTACGATCCGCAATAATGAAATCCGCAGGATTGATCGTTCGCCCATTCGCTTTCATAAAGCGGGAGAGAACCTCGTCGAAAACAATCGCTGGGAACTGGCAACAGAATCGACTCCTCCAGTGCGATTTAATAACACTCCCGAAAAGAATATTACAATTGTCGATAACACAGTGCTTGAGACACAAAAACGCATCTTCCTGATCGGCAATTCACTAACCTGGGATACGATTCCGAGTCGACTCGATGAAGGTGTCGAGTGGCATGTCGATTGTGGAAAGAGTCTCAAATATATTCAGGAACATCCCGAACAACCTTGTGTTGGAACCTCCCGTCTCTGGCCACTCGCATTTCGCTCGGCTCAATACGATCTCATCTCTTTTCAGCCCCATTATGGCACAACCCTCGAAGAAGATTTTGCAACGATTTCAGAGTGGCTCGAACTGCAGCCGAACGCGACGGTTATCATTCACACAGGCTGGGCTCGACATGCAGAATTGAAAGCAGAGTTTGCCGATGATGATTCCGCAGGAACTCTGACGCATAGTCAGGCTTATTTTGAGGCCTTACTCAAGCAGTTGCGAGACGCGTATCCCGATCGCGAATTCCGCAGTACTCAGGCGATGAACGCTTTGCAACAGATTCAGCAGGACATCGATACTGGTAATGCTCCGCTGGAAAACATCGAGCAGATGTATCGCGACAGCATCCACATGACAATTGGACCGGGACGCTATCTGATGCACAACATGATGCGAAAAGCGATGGGACAAAAACCTGTTTCTGACGGATTTCCAGAGTTTGATCCGGAGTTGAAAACTTATCTGGATGGTGTAATGCAGCAGTTTTGAATTCGCATCTTAAGGATAAGTTTATACTCAAGTTGGTGCCACGGCTCTATGAGCCGTGTAAATCGATGTCGATGATAAAAAGCACAGCTCATAGAGCCGAGGCACAACAGAACCGCTGTTTATTTTGAAACGGCAGCATTCAATTGCAGTTCCTGAAACTGAGTTTTGAAGATCTGCAGTTTTTCGTTGAATCGTTCGCGATCCAGGTCATCGACCCGCTCAAGTTGAAGTGCATTTTCAAGTCGAGTGATGGCCGCCTGATGTTCCCCGGTTCGCCACTCGGCTAAGGCGTATTGATACTGAACCACCGGCAATTCCGGGGAGACCTGACTGGCCTGTTTCCAGAGAGCCGAGTCATTTCGCCAGACAGACAATTGTTGAACAGATATGGCAGAATAAGCCAGAACGACCAGCCCCGCAGTTAAAGCGGCAATCCGAAAAGACGTCTGCGGCTTCAGAGTTCGAATACTAAAGTCAGGGTGGCGGGGGCGCTCCGCTTCAGCGGAAGCCCCCGAGCTCTCAACATTTTGGGGGCTTCTGTGCGATAACGCCACCGCCATTCCACGATAAAATACAGACTCCACTGCTGCCACCATCAATCCAAAGAAGGCGATGCAGGGTAGATAGAGATAGCGGTCATTCATCAAGGTCGTTAGTGGAAAAAAATTTAAGACCGGAATCATCAATGCAAGAGCACTTAACGAGGCGAACAGAATCAGCGGTTGCGATTCCCGTTTCATCCAGATCCACACTGCAATAATTCCCCAGGCGAATACGGAAACAGCAATCGCGGCTCCAATTCCCTGGATTGTCGGATCGTAAAGGATGGCCAGATCGGTCGGCCAGAGCAGCATGCCGACGTACTTCCACATCAGCACGGAATCAATCCCCAGGATCTCGAGTTTACTGTGACCGAGATGATGTCGGATACCGCCCGTTTGCGAGTTTTGAGAACCGGCTGTCAGCAGAATGAACCAGATGGCCAGCAACCCGCTGACAAACTGCCGGGCCAGCGAATCGGCGAAAGAGCGTCGACGCACAATAATGTCATAGACAAAAACGATACCCGGAACGACCACAGCCGAGGCTTTGCACATCAAGGCGACGACAAACAGAATCGTTCCTGATAACTCGTCCTGTGAAGTTCGTTCGCGTTTTAACCAGAAGAGCAGTGACAGCAGAATGAAAGCCGAGGACAGTAAGCCTTTACGAGCAGAAATCCAGACGACCGATTCGATTTGAATCGGGTGAATCGCAAATAACAGCGCGACTACCAATGCAAACACGTGTCGCGTTGTGATCTGCCGCACGAGTAAAAAAACAAGTATCGCGTTAATGCCATGCAGCAGAACATTCGTCAGATGATATCCCCCCGCCCATTTGCCCCACAGCGAGTGATCAATCAGGTAAGAAAAGATCGTCAGCGGAGCGAAATTCCGTGTGACCGTTTCGGTGCAGATTCCATACAGATTCTGGAAAGACCAACTTTGGACGAGCGGATTGCGATGGATATACCAGGGATCATCCCAGTTTACAAAATCAAAAGTGACAGAAATCCCAAAGACCGCCAACACAAGACCGAACAATAGAAACATCGCGCGCCGTGTATGCAAGGCAACATCGTATTCCGGTTGTTGAGGTTGAGAGTCCATAAGCCCGGTGCCACGGCTCTGTGAGCCGTGTTTTTGGTCGTCGATTGCAATTCGCACGGCTCACAGAACCGTGGCACATTCAATTCAAGCGTAGCTTACGATTTCCTCAGCAGCGAATTTCCCGATGCATCTCGATGTTGCGTTTTTGAAACCGATTCCTGCAACCGTTATAAGCGTTACAGGATGGGCGGCTGGGGTCGTAGCGAAGCCAAGCACCCAGAAGTACTCGTATGGTGCCACGGCTCTGCGAGCCGTGTTTTTAGACGTCGATTGCAAATCGCACGGCTCACAGAGCCGTGGCACGTCATGAAAATCAGTCAACCATACCGCGGCGTTTAAGCTCAGCGACAACGGTGCTGACAATCCGGGTCACTTCATCCGCATTGCCTGCTGAGTTGCCATCGATCGGACAGCCGCCGATTGGTTCATCGCTGTAGCCATGCGTGGACAGCATACATTGCAGTT from Rubinisphaera italica includes the following:
- a CDS encoding right-handed parallel beta-helix repeat-containing protein, which encodes MLRFLFPALLLTCSLPALSIAQSPNEFLVAEPTTAALLQTLDDVRSIREQQSDPVTIVIPEGRYEFSEPLTLDAQLVGRGLKLVAAESGKVVFAGSQQLSISKREENGRLHYQLPQGWNKNGQPRAMIVNGKLSSPARFPNQGYLRIEKALEDRRSGFIVQAGDLSAENKLPASGYDLILMHDWSSSRLPVGSFDAESRTLKTVGPIGCSARHYAIDHFEKQPRYYLEGHANFADLPGEWFIDAENSELIMLPSASQEEPIIALPVLTTLFSAIGTDDSPITNLSVQGITFSETAFPMPAGGLAGAQASMHEPRDASGKRTTSDRPMLPAGVYIENAKGCRFQGCQFQAMGGTGLWFSNRTTNCLMQRCKVTDVGGNGLNLGENNSRRVDGKAWYQSAPEQVPTANKIDQCEVSQCGVILPGSVAIWAPLNRELEITNNNIHDCPYTGISLGWMWNPSNTPAGNNRIADNRIQYMMQVLSDGGGIYTLGLQPDSVIENNLITDIPLNAGRAESNGMFLDEGSTGFTIRNNEIRRIDRSPIRFHKAGENLVENNRWELATESTPPVRFNNTPEKNITIVDNTVLETQKRIFLIGNSLTWDTIPSRLDEGVEWHVDCGKSLKYIQEHPEQPCVGTSRLWPLAFRSAQYDLISFQPHYGTTLEEDFATISEWLELQPNATVIIHTGWARHAELKAEFADDDSAGTLTHSQAYFEALLKQLRDAYPDREFRSTQAMNALQQIQQDIDTGNAPLENIEQMYRDSIHMTIGPGRYLMHNMMRKAMGQKPVSDGFPEFDPELKTYLDGVMQQF